The following coding sequences are from one Streptomyces venezuelae window:
- a CDS encoding DUF4097 family beta strand repeat-containing protein: MAAVRTRRPRDARRPRAARALAAVGGTVAVVLLVGACGADADDDTEPEQRTFTQAGKTLTVESSDSSLELVPAGPGAKGVKVTRWFHGETVLGGDPKVTWEMDGDRLKLGMSCSGIIANCSAKHRVEVPRGVSVNVENKDGRVTASGFRDAMKVRSRDGSVTVKDARAALDLHSSDGAITVEGVTGALDLRSSDGSVTARDVTSRRVGVDARDGSVRLELAAVPDRVEARSKDGSVDIAVPGSKDGERVRYDVRTETSDSAVDVSVPKDDSSPHHVSVHSADGKVTVRSAN, from the coding sequence ATGGCCGCTGTCCGCACCCGACGTCCGCGCGACGCCCGTCGCCCACGCGCCGCCCGCGCCCTCGCCGCCGTCGGCGGAACCGTGGCCGTCGTCCTGCTCGTCGGGGCGTGCGGGGCGGACGCCGACGACGACACGGAGCCGGAGCAGCGGACGTTCACGCAGGCGGGCAAGACGCTGACCGTCGAGTCCAGCGACTCGTCGCTGGAGCTGGTCCCCGCGGGGCCGGGCGCCAAGGGCGTGAAGGTGACCCGATGGTTCCACGGCGAGACCGTGCTCGGTGGCGACCCCAAGGTGACGTGGGAGATGGACGGCGACCGGCTCAAGCTGGGCATGTCGTGCTCCGGCATCATCGCCAACTGCTCGGCGAAGCACCGCGTGGAGGTGCCCCGCGGGGTCTCCGTCAACGTCGAGAACAAGGATGGCCGGGTCACGGCGAGCGGGTTCCGGGACGCCATGAAGGTGCGTTCGCGGGACGGTTCCGTCACCGTCAAGGACGCACGCGCCGCGCTCGACCTGCACAGTTCCGACGGGGCCATCACCGTCGAGGGGGTCACGGGGGCCCTGGACCTGCGCAGCTCCGACGGGTCCGTCACCGCGCGCGACGTGACGTCCCGGCGCGTGGGCGTCGACGCCAGGGACGGGTCCGTGCGGCTGGAGCTGGCCGCCGTGCCGGACCGCGTCGAGGCCCGCAGCAAGGACGGTTCCGTCGACATCGCGGTGCCGGGCTCGAAGGACGGTGAGCGCGTCCGGTACGACGTGCGGACCGAGACCTCCGACAGCGCCGTCGACGTGTCGGTGCCCAAGGACGACAGCAGCCCCCACCACGTCTCCGTCCACAGCGCCGACGGCAAAGTCACGGTGCGCAGCGCGAACTAA
- a CDS encoding bifunctional 4-hydroxy-2-oxoglutarate aldolase/2-dehydro-3-deoxy-phosphogluconate aldolase → MFDSAPSSPSSPSSPPSPSSPSFLAALRARRLVAIVRGSDPDASFRTVMTLVESGVPLVEVSLSGADAPGVLRRARAELGADAWLGAGTVLTADDAHRAADAGANLIVTPGLGAGVDEAVRLGLPVLGGVLTPTDVIAARTAAVTALKIFPASAMGGPTYLKALRAPFPDVPFVPVGGVDAVAAEAYLELGAVAVGVGSPLIGDAADGGDLDGLRGRAAEFVRVTEEAATR, encoded by the coding sequence ATGTTCGACTCTGCCCCGTCCTCTCCGTCCTCTCCGTCCTCCCCTCCCTCGCCTTCCTCGCCGTCCTTCCTCGCGGCTCTCCGGGCGCGGCGGCTCGTCGCCATTGTGCGCGGGTCCGACCCCGACGCCTCCTTCCGTACGGTGATGACGCTGGTGGAGTCCGGCGTTCCCCTCGTCGAGGTCTCCCTCAGCGGTGCCGACGCGCCCGGCGTGCTGCGGCGGGCGCGAGCGGAGCTGGGTGCGGACGCGTGGCTCGGCGCGGGTACGGTCCTCACCGCCGACGACGCGCACCGCGCGGCCGACGCGGGTGCGAACCTCATCGTCACGCCCGGTCTCGGCGCGGGCGTCGACGAGGCCGTCCGCCTCGGCCTGCCCGTGCTCGGCGGCGTCCTCACGCCCACCGACGTCATCGCGGCCCGCACGGCGGCGGTGACGGCGCTGAAGATCTTCCCCGCGTCGGCGATGGGTGGCCCCACCTATCTCAAGGCGTTGCGCGCCCCGTTCCCGGACGTCCCGTTCGTGCCGGTCGGCGGCGTCGACGCGGTGGCCGCGGAGGCGTACCTGGAGCTCGGCGCGGTCGCGGTGGGCGTCGGCTCACCGCTGATCGGCGACGCGGCCGACGGCGGCGACCTGGACGGGCTGCGCGGGCGGGCGGCGGAGTTCGTACGGGTGACGGAGGAGGCGGCGACCCGATGA
- a CDS encoding sugar kinase — MSNAPDVLTFGETMVALRGNGPLKLGGSMDVSVAGAESNVAIGLSRLGHAVRWSGAVGDDEAGELVLRTLRAEGVDVGAATRDPSAPTGLLLFEPRLPDVTRVHYYRAGSAGSRLTPDAVDAAFAAGAPRVLHLTGITPALGPSAAEACRRALRLARDHGTQVCLDVNFRSRLWSSDEASAELCGWLPHVDVLIASDDELPLCLPSARTASPEPEKTLLAGGIRELVVKLGSRGATVHTADNTLHSPARQVHAVDAVGAGDAFVAGYLSALLDGADVATRLDRAITTGAFAVASRGDWEGAPTRAELRLLSADPGTVVR; from the coding sequence ATGAGCAACGCGCCCGACGTCCTCACTTTCGGCGAGACCATGGTCGCCCTGCGCGGCAACGGCCCCCTGAAGCTGGGCGGTTCCATGGACGTGTCGGTGGCCGGCGCCGAGAGCAACGTCGCCATCGGCCTGTCGCGCCTCGGCCACGCCGTGCGCTGGTCGGGGGCGGTCGGTGACGACGAGGCCGGTGAGCTGGTGCTGCGCACGCTGCGCGCGGAGGGCGTCGACGTCGGCGCCGCGACGCGGGATCCGTCGGCGCCGACGGGGCTGCTCCTCTTCGAGCCCCGGCTGCCCGACGTGACCCGCGTGCACTACTACCGGGCGGGCTCGGCGGGCTCGCGGCTGACGCCCGACGCCGTGGACGCGGCGTTCGCGGCGGGGGCGCCGCGCGTCCTGCACCTCACGGGCATCACCCCGGCCCTCGGCCCGTCGGCGGCGGAGGCGTGCCGACGGGCCCTGCGGCTCGCCCGCGACCACGGCACGCAGGTCTGCCTGGACGTCAACTTCCGTTCACGTCTGTGGAGTTCCGACGAGGCGTCGGCGGAGCTGTGCGGGTGGCTCCCCCACGTCGACGTACTCATCGCCTCCGACGACGAACTCCCCCTGTGCCTCCCGTCCGCCAGAACGGCCTCCCCCGAGCCGGAGAAGACCCTCCTGGCCGGGGGAATCCGCGAACTCGTGGTCAAGCTCGGCTCCCGGGGCGCCACCGTCCACACGGCCGACAACACGCTGCACTCCCCCGCGCGGCAGGTCCACGCGGTGGACGCGGTAGGGGCGGGCGACGCGTTCGTCGCCGGTTACTTGTCGGCGCTGCTCGACGGCGCGGACGTGGCGACCCGCCTGGACCGCGCCATCACGACGGGCGCGTTCGCGGTGGCCTCCCGAGGCGACTGGGAGGGAGCCCCCACGAGAGCGGAACTACGGCTGCTGTCCGCGGACCCGGGAACCGTGGTCCGCTGA
- a CDS encoding FmdB family zinc ribbon protein, with product MPRYEYRCRSCGDTFELSRPMAESSAPATCPAGHGDTVKLLSTVAVGGSASSSPSPAAGGGGCCGGGCCG from the coding sequence ATGCCTCGTTATGAGTACCGGTGCCGGTCCTGTGGTGACACGTTCGAGCTGTCGCGTCCGATGGCGGAGTCCTCCGCTCCGGCGACGTGCCCCGCGGGGCACGGGGACACGGTGAAGCTTCTGTCGACGGTGGCGGTGGGGGGTTCGGCGTCGTCGTCGCCCTCGCCTGCGGCGGGCGGGGGCGGATGCTGTGGGGGTGGATGCTGCGGCTGA
- a CDS encoding HAD family hydrolase has product MTPTPTTVVASDLDRTLIYSTAALGLTMPDAQAPRLLCVEVYEGKPLSYVTETAAGLLAELARTGVFVPTTTRTREQYGRIHLPGPAPKFAVCANGGHLLVDGVSDPDWQATVARRLAAECATLDEVRGHLVRTADPAWLLKERVAEDLFAYLVVERALLPEEWVKELAVWAEERGWTVSLQGRKLYAVPKPLTKSAAVREVARRAGADEILAAGDSLLDADLLLAADRSWRPGHGELADTGFVAAGLTVLPERGIAAGEKIAGAFLSAVRPQ; this is encoded by the coding sequence ATGACCCCGACCCCGACAACTGTTGTCGCCAGCGACCTCGACCGCACCCTCATCTACTCCACCGCCGCGCTCGGCCTGACCATGCCGGACGCGCAGGCGCCGCGGCTGCTGTGCGTCGAGGTGTACGAGGGCAAACCGCTGTCGTACGTCACCGAGACCGCCGCAGGACTGCTGGCGGAGCTGGCCCGCACGGGCGTCTTCGTGCCGACCACGACGCGCACGCGCGAACAGTACGGGCGCATCCACCTCCCCGGCCCCGCGCCGAAGTTCGCGGTCTGCGCCAACGGCGGGCACCTGCTCGTCGACGGCGTGTCCGACCCCGACTGGCAGGCGACCGTCGCCCGCCGCCTCGCCGCGGAGTGCGCGACGCTCGACGAGGTCCGCGGCCATCTGGTGCGGACCGCCGACCCGGCGTGGCTCCTCAAGGAACGCGTCGCCGAGGACCTCTTCGCGTACCTCGTCGTCGAACGGGCACTGCTGCCCGAGGAGTGGGTCAAGGAGCTCGCCGTCTGGGCGGAGGAGCGCGGCTGGACGGTCTCGCTGCAGGGCCGCAAGCTGTACGCCGTACCGAAGCCGCTCACCAAGAGCGCGGCCGTGCGGGAGGTCGCGCGGCGGGCCGGGGCGGACGAGATCCTCGCCGCGGGCGACTCGCTGCTCGACGCGGACCTGCTCCTCGCGGCGGACCGGTCCTGGAGGCCGGGACACGGGGAGCTCGCGGACACGGGGTTCGTGGCGGCGGGGCTCACGGTGCTGCCGGAGCGGGGGATCGCGGCGGGGGAGAAGATCGCCGGGGCGTTCCTCTCTGCGGTGAGGCCCCAGTAG
- a CDS encoding phosphoribosyltransferase: MTHISENENENNEDGNAVPDAPVWSGSWVAERLGVVLDGDDALRGMLGLALRRNPKRAHLLVSNVLGKHVPQLPSVVYAAGHDLGVRVRNLLGDEEAGRAVVLGYAETATGLGHAVADGVALAPYLHSTRRPVEGVARAGGFEESHSHATSHLLLPEDPRLLAGDGPLVLVDDEFSTGNTVLNTVRALHERFPRERYVIVALVDMRSPEDQGRLDGFAREIGAHVDLVAAASGTVRLPDGVLEKGQALVAEHEGHAGHEDAAALPLPQPRQGRGPIGHVDRVGRVELGWPAGVPDGGRHGFTPAHRAALDAALPGMAARIADALPESARSGRVLVLGFEELMYAPLALGVELERRTGAEVRFSTTTRSPVLAVDDPGYAIRTRLAFPAHDDPADGPGTRYAYNVAGAGFDAVVVVVDSVADTPELHAPDGLLAQLAAHTGHVLLAVVPSYTPECAPEHVSERSRMLPEPLRGPAFSSYAPEDVGWLLQDLSDVTLEAPTEEREEAIQSGGAHYAESLPVEYQPSERYQELFHAALDTSAARIAHAVGTVTETVLAERSPRPVLVSLARAGTPVGVLMRRWAAHRHGLDLPHYAVSIVRGRGIDANALRWLAAHHDPADIVFVDGWTGKGAITRELADAVREFEAAGGPAGFSPEIAVLADPGSCVRTYGTREDFLIPSACLNSTVSGLISRTVLRADLVGPDDFHGGKFYRELADADVSRHFVDAVAARFDEVADAVDVRVKELLSADRAPTWEGWAAVERISEEYGIHDVNLVKPGVGETTRVLLRRVPWKILARKGAGADLDHVRLLAEQRGVPVEEVDELPYTCVGLIHPQYTRGATGADGKAVSSR; this comes from the coding sequence ATGACGCACATATCTGAGAACGAGAACGAGAACAACGAGGACGGGAACGCGGTGCCGGACGCGCCGGTGTGGTCGGGGAGCTGGGTCGCCGAGCGGCTCGGCGTCGTCCTCGACGGCGACGACGCGCTGCGCGGCATGCTCGGCCTCGCCCTGCGCCGCAACCCCAAGCGGGCCCACCTGCTGGTGTCGAACGTCCTGGGCAAGCACGTCCCGCAGCTCCCGTCGGTCGTGTACGCGGCCGGGCACGACCTCGGCGTCCGGGTGCGGAACCTCCTCGGCGACGAGGAGGCCGGGCGCGCCGTCGTCCTCGGCTACGCGGAGACCGCGACGGGCCTCGGCCACGCCGTCGCCGACGGCGTCGCCCTCGCGCCCTACCTGCACTCCACCCGGCGCCCCGTCGAGGGTGTCGCGCGCGCGGGCGGCTTCGAGGAGTCCCACTCGCACGCCACGTCGCACCTGCTGCTGCCCGAGGATCCCCGGCTGCTCGCCGGGGACGGCCCGCTCGTCCTCGTCGACGACGAGTTCTCCACGGGCAACACCGTCCTGAACACCGTCCGCGCCCTCCACGAGCGCTTCCCGCGCGAGCGGTACGTCATCGTGGCGCTCGTCGACATGCGCTCGCCGGAGGACCAGGGGCGGCTCGACGGCTTCGCCCGCGAGATCGGCGCGCACGTCGACCTCGTCGCGGCCGCGTCCGGCACGGTGCGGCTGCCCGACGGCGTCCTGGAGAAGGGGCAGGCGCTGGTCGCCGAGCACGAGGGCCACGCGGGTCACGAGGACGCTGCCGCGCTGCCCCTCCCGCAGCCCCGGCAGGGGCGCGGCCCGATCGGTCACGTCGACCGCGTCGGCCGTGTCGAGCTCGGCTGGCCCGCGGGTGTCCCCGACGGCGGGCGGCACGGCTTCACGCCCGCGCACCGCGCGGCCCTCGACGCGGCGCTGCCCGGCATGGCCGCCCGGATCGCGGACGCGCTGCCGGAGAGCGCGCGCAGCGGTCGCGTACTCGTCCTCGGCTTCGAAGAGCTCATGTACGCGCCGCTGGCGCTCGGCGTCGAGCTGGAGCGGCGTACCGGCGCGGAGGTGCGGTTCTCCACCACGACCCGCTCACCCGTCCTCGCCGTGGACGACCCCGGCTACGCGATCCGCACCCGCCTCGCCTTCCCCGCGCACGACGATCCCGCCGACGGGCCCGGCACGCGGTACGCCTACAACGTCGCGGGCGCCGGCTTCGACGCGGTCGTCGTGGTCGTGGACTCGGTCGCCGACACGCCCGAACTGCACGCCCCGGACGGGCTGTTGGCGCAGCTCGCCGCACACACCGGACACGTCCTGCTGGCCGTGGTCCCGTCGTACACACCTGAGTGCGCACCTGAGCACGTCTCCGAAAGGTCCCGCATGCTTCCCGAGCCACTCCGTGGCCCCGCCTTCTCCTCGTACGCCCCCGAAGACGTCGGCTGGCTGCTCCAGGACCTCTCGGACGTGACGCTCGAAGCGCCCACGGAGGAACGCGAGGAGGCGATACAGAGCGGTGGCGCGCACTACGCCGAGTCGCTGCCCGTCGAGTACCAGCCGAGCGAGCGCTACCAGGAGCTGTTCCACGCCGCGCTCGACACCTCGGCCGCGCGCATCGCGCACGCCGTCGGCACGGTCACCGAGACGGTCCTCGCCGAGCGGTCGCCGCGCCCGGTCCTGGTCTCCCTGGCCCGCGCGGGCACGCCCGTCGGCGTCCTGATGCGCCGCTGGGCCGCGCACCGGCACGGCCTCGACCTGCCGCACTACGCCGTGTCGATCGTCCGCGGCCGCGGCATCGACGCCAACGCCCTGCGCTGGCTCGCCGCCCACCACGACCCGGCCGACATCGTCTTCGTCGACGGGTGGACCGGCAAGGGCGCGATCACCCGTGAACTCGCGGACGCGGTGCGGGAGTTCGAGGCCGCGGGCGGTCCCGCCGGCTTCAGCCCCGAGATCGCCGTGCTCGCCGACCCCGGCTCGTGTGTCCGCACCTACGGCACCCGCGAGGACTTCCTCATCCCCTCCGCCTGCCTCAACTCCACGGTCTCCGGCCTGATCTCGCGTACCGTCCTCCGCGCCGACCTGGTCGGCCCCGACGACTTCCACGGCGGCAAGTTCTACCGCGAGCTCGCCGACGCCGACGTGTCCCGGCACTTCGTCGACGCGGTCGCCGCGCGCTTCGACGAGGTCGCGGACGCGGTGGACGTACGCGTCAAGGAGCTGCTCTCGGCCGACCGCGCGCCGACCTGGGAGGGCTGGGCGGCGGTCGAGCGGATCAGCGAGGAGTACGGTATCCACGACGTGAACCTCGTCAAGCCGGGCGTCGGCGAGACGACGCGCGTGCTGCTGCGCCGCGTGCCCTGGAAGATCCTGGCCCGCAAGGGCGCGGGCGCGGACCTCGACCACGTGCGCCTGCTCGCCGAGCAGCGAGGCGTGCCGGTCGAGGAGGTCGACGAACTCCCTTACACCTGCGTCGGGTTGATCCACCCCCAGTACACGCGCGGTGCGACGGGCGCGGACGGCAAGGCGGTGTCGTCCCGATGA
- a CDS encoding HpcH/HpaI aldolase/citrate lyase family protein, translating to MRHFGHIAPEVRHRLFHREPCAFTADSPPHLLAPALGATLYSPATRPRLAEDILKQAARGVVSMVVCLEDSIDDAEVADAEENLVRQFADLAERGVEPPLLFIRVRAAEQIPDLVRRLGPSIRLLSGFVLPKFTEERGVPFLEALMAAEAELPSGPDGPARRLFAMPVLESPELLHLESRAETLSGIARTVDKYRDRILALRLGVTDFCSAYGLRRPPDMTAYDVQIVASVIADVVNVLGRADGTGFTVTGPVWEYFRVQERMFKPQLRRSPFLESRAEELRQALIEHDMDGLLREIELDRANGLLGKTCIHPSHVLPVHALSVVSHEEFSDAEDILRPERGGGGVLRSSYTNKMNEVKPHRAWAERTLRRAEVFGVAREDVGFVELLTAGLPG from the coding sequence ATGCGTCATTTCGGGCATATCGCCCCAGAGGTGCGGCACCGCCTCTTCCACCGGGAGCCGTGTGCCTTCACCGCGGACTCCCCGCCCCACCTGCTCGCGCCCGCCCTGGGCGCCACGCTCTACAGCCCGGCCACCCGTCCCCGGCTCGCCGAGGACATCCTGAAACAGGCCGCGCGCGGTGTGGTCTCCATGGTGGTCTGCCTGGAGGACTCCATCGACGACGCCGAGGTCGCCGACGCCGAGGAGAACCTGGTCCGGCAGTTCGCCGACCTCGCGGAGCGGGGCGTCGAGCCGCCGCTGCTCTTCATCCGGGTCCGCGCCGCCGAGCAGATACCCGACCTGGTCCGCAGACTCGGCCCGAGCATCCGGCTGCTGTCCGGATTCGTCCTGCCCAAGTTCACCGAGGAGCGCGGCGTTCCGTTCCTGGAGGCGCTGATGGCCGCGGAGGCGGAGCTTCCGTCGGGGCCGGACGGCCCGGCGCGGCGGCTCTTCGCCATGCCCGTCCTGGAGTCGCCCGAGCTCCTCCACCTGGAGAGCCGCGCCGAGACCCTCTCCGGCATAGCCCGCACCGTCGACAAGTACCGCGACCGCATCCTCGCGCTGCGCCTCGGCGTCACCGACTTCTGCTCGGCGTACGGACTGCGCAGGCCGCCGGACATGACCGCGTACGACGTGCAGATCGTCGCCTCCGTCATCGCCGACGTCGTCAACGTCCTCGGCAGGGCCGACGGCACCGGCTTCACCGTGACGGGACCGGTCTGGGAGTACTTCCGCGTACAGGAGCGGATGTTCAAGCCGCAGCTGCGCCGCAGCCCCTTTCTGGAGAGCCGCGCCGAGGAACTCCGCCAGGCCCTCATCGAGCACGACATGGACGGCCTGCTCCGCGAGATCGAGCTCGACCGCGCCAACGGTCTGCTCGGCAAGACCTGCATCCACCCCTCCCACGTGCTGCCCGTGCACGCGCTCTCCGTGGTCAGTCACGAGGAGTTCAGCGACGCCGAGGACATCCTGCGCCCGGAGCGGGGCGGCGGCGGGGTCCTGCGCTCCTCGTACACGAACAAGATGAACGAGGTGAAGCCGCACCGCGCCTGGGCCGAGCGGACCCTGCGCCGCGCCGAGGTCTTCGGCGTCGCCAGGGAGGACGTCGGCTTCGTGGAGCTGTTGACGGCCGGGCTGCCCGGCTGA
- a CDS encoding TerD family protein, with amino-acid sequence MTHAMLKGSNVPLEASAVRAVLRWTPGQGVPDVDASALLLGGDGRVRSDEDFVFYNQPRHPAGKVWRLGKKRTAEGLTDTIQTDLAGMDPAVSRVLLAASAEGVAFEHVPALRILLYDATVTDGEPLAHFDITPQTGEETALICGELYRRGEGWKFRALGEGYSNGLEGLASDFGISVDDSDSAAPEPSPSASFPLPPQQPMPQHQPAPQSPPQPSYGYPPEPPRHPAPQPSYGYPPAAPTQPTPVVQPAPVAQPSYGYPQPVAPMPDPNFRLPPQGPQFLSR; translated from the coding sequence ATGACGCACGCGATGTTGAAGGGGTCGAACGTCCCTCTCGAAGCCTCGGCCGTCCGGGCCGTGCTGCGCTGGACCCCCGGACAGGGCGTCCCCGACGTCGACGCGTCGGCGCTGCTGCTCGGCGGCGACGGGCGGGTGCGCTCGGACGAGGACTTCGTCTTCTACAACCAGCCGCGCCACCCGGCGGGCAAGGTCTGGCGGCTCGGCAAGAAGCGGACCGCGGAGGGTCTGACGGACACCATCCAGACGGACCTGGCGGGCATGGACCCGGCCGTCAGCCGCGTGCTCCTCGCCGCGTCGGCGGAGGGCGTCGCCTTCGAACACGTGCCGGCGCTGCGGATCCTGCTGTACGACGCCACCGTCACCGACGGCGAGCCGCTCGCCCACTTCGACATCACCCCGCAGACCGGTGAGGAGACCGCGCTGATCTGCGGGGAGCTCTACCGCCGTGGCGAGGGCTGGAAGTTCCGCGCCCTCGGCGAGGGGTACTCCAACGGCCTGGAGGGCCTCGCCTCCGACTTCGGCATCTCCGTGGACGACTCGGACTCCGCGGCTCCGGAGCCCTCGCCCTCGGCATCCTTCCCGCTGCCGCCCCAGCAGCCCATGCCGCAGCACCAGCCCGCCCCGCAGTCGCCGCCGCAGCCCTCGTACGGCTACCCGCCCGAGCCGCCCCGGCACCCGGCGCCCCAGCCCTCCTACGGCTATCCGCCGGCCGCGCCCACCCAGCCGACCCCGGTCGTGCAGCCGGCCCCCGTCGCCCAGCCGTCGTACGGCTATCCGCAGCCGGTGGCCCCGATGCCGGACCCGAACTTCCGGCTGCCTCCGCAGGGGCCGCAGTTCCTGTCCCGCTGA
- a CDS encoding Tellurium resistance yields MSFWDGLWRGRSTDYESGSAATNSIELTKRHPTVSLSKQGAATGNLRVNLSWQMRTSDLIGKPRGGGLLRHPLQMFRPEPVQAHTQSMVNVDLDLGCLYELADGDKGVVQPLGHFLGSLNSPPYVKGSGDDRFGSGSGETLYVNLDHREAIKRLLVFVYIYDQTPAFDRTHAKVTLYPSNGPRIEIDLDERQPQARSCAVVSIENVKDELIVRREVKFVYGFQAELDRLYGWGLQWGRGYKSKVG; encoded by the coding sequence ATGTCCTTCTGGGACGGACTGTGGCGTGGGCGTTCGACGGACTATGAATCGGGCAGCGCCGCCACCAACTCCATCGAACTGACCAAGCGGCACCCGACGGTCTCGCTCTCCAAACAGGGCGCGGCCACCGGCAACCTGCGCGTCAACCTGTCCTGGCAGATGCGGACGTCCGACCTCATCGGCAAGCCGCGCGGCGGCGGCCTGCTGCGGCACCCCCTCCAGATGTTCCGGCCCGAGCCGGTCCAGGCGCACACGCAGAGCATGGTCAACGTCGACCTCGACCTGGGCTGTCTGTACGAGCTGGCCGACGGCGACAAGGGCGTGGTGCAGCCGCTGGGCCACTTCCTCGGGAGCCTCAACTCCCCGCCGTATGTGAAGGGCAGCGGCGACGACCGGTTCGGGTCGGGCTCGGGCGAGACGCTCTACGTGAACCTCGACCACCGCGAGGCGATCAAGCGGCTGCTGGTCTTCGTGTACATCTACGACCAGACGCCGGCGTTCGACCGTACCCACGCGAAGGTCACGCTCTACCCCAGCAACGGCCCCCGGATCGAGATCGACCTGGACGAGCGGCAGCCGCAGGCCCGCTCGTGCGCCGTGGTCTCCATCGAGAACGTCAAGGACGAACTGATCGTGCGCCGCGAGGTCAAGTTCGTCTACGGCTTCCAGGCCGAGCTCGACCGGCTGTACGGCTGGGGGCTCCAGTGGGGCCGGGGCTACAAGTCCAAGGTGGGCTGA